A section of the Delphinus delphis chromosome 1, mDelDel1.2, whole genome shotgun sequence genome encodes:
- the ERMAP gene encoding erythroid membrane-associated protein, with translation MKMASSSGSSLSRCFITLVFLQLPLRVSAPSPGRFSSSAVALAVILPVLGIFIMVGIYIIWKQRRSKERLLYEHAMEVENLLSDHAKEKGRLYKALKKLRHELKLKRAAANSGWRRARLHFVTVTLDPDTAHPKLILSEDRRCVKLGDTRQPVPNNPQRFDFVVSVLGSEYFIAGCHYWEVSVADKSKWALGVCSESVSRKGKVTASPANGHWLLRQNRKNEYEALTSPQTSFRLKESPRCVGIFLDYEAGVISFYNVTNQSHIFTFTHSFSGPLRPFFEPCLHDGGKNMAPLIICSKLQKPEESTVPKPEEKGLANGDVALQVDPLLLPAQAQELLPLTDMILSWPSDIGPALQGLKVPSF, from the exons ATGAAGATGGCAAGTTCCTCAGGCTCCTCGCTCTCCAGATGCTTCATCACACTCGTCTTCCTCCAGTTGCCTTTGCGTGTGTCAG CCCCATCTCCAGGGAGGTTCTCCTCATCAGCAGTGGCTCTTGCTGTGATCCTGCCTGTCCTGGGGATTTTCATCATGGTGGGCATTTACATCATCTGGAAGCAAAGAAGGTCAAAAG agAGGCTTCTCTATGAACACGCAATGGAGGTAG AAAATCTTCTCTCAGACCATGCAAAAGAAAAAG GACGTCTCTATAAAGCCCTCA AGAAACTCCGGCATGAACTGA agTTAAAGAGAGCTGCAGCAAACTCAG gCTGGAGAAGGGCCCGGCTACACTTTG TGACTGTGACCCTGGACCCAGACACAGCGCATCCCAAACTCATCCTGTCTGAGGACCGCAGGTGTGTGAAGCTTGGAGACACAAGGCAGCCTGTGCCCAACAACCCTCAGCGATTTGACTTCGTCGTCAGTGTCCTGGGCTCTGAGTACTTCATAGCTGGCTGTCACTACTGGGAGGTGTCTGTGGCAGACAAGAGCAAATGGGCCCTGGGGGTGTGTAGTGAGTCGGTGAGCAGGAAGGGGAAGGTCACCGCCTCGCCCGCCAATGGACACTGGCTCCTGCGACAGAATCGCAAGAATGAGTACGAGGCCCTAACATCCCCGCAGACCTCCTTCCGCCTGAAAGAGTCCCCGCGTTGTGTGGGGATTTTTCTGGACTATGAAGCAGGAGTCATTTCCTTCTACAACGTGACCAACCAGTCCCACATCTTTACTTTCACCCACAGTTTCTCTGGCCCCCTTCGCCCTTTCTTTGAACCTTGCCTTCATGATGGAGGGAAAAACATGGCACCTCTAATCATCTGTTCTAAACTCCAAAAACCGGAAGAATCAACTGTCCCCAAGCCAGAAGAAAAAGGTCTTGCTAATGGAGACGTGGCCCTGCAGGTGGACCCTCTTCTGCTCCCCGCTCAGGCACAAGAGCTCCTCCCACTCACAGATATGATCCTGTCCTGGCCCTCTGACATTGGCCCAGCCCTGCAGGGGCTCAAGGTTCCTTCTTTTTAG
- the ZNF691 gene encoding zinc finger protein 691, with protein MGSEKEQSPERHLPEEGERGNKPWRVDDSEGSWIPDGEKEHGQASLPEGPQGLYPEKPPQDVTVPAGEPEDLSAHPRHEADEKPFICAQCGKTFNNTSNLRTHQRIHTGEKPYKCSECGKSFSRSSNRIRHERIHLEEKHYKCPNCEESFRRHSDLTTHQQDHLGRWPFRCDICGKSFSQSSALAVHYRTHLEPAPYICCECGKSFSNSSSFGVHHRTHTGERPYECAECGRTFSDISNFGAHQRTHRGEKPYRCTLCGKHFSRSSNLIRHQKTHQGEQAGKDSS; from the coding sequence ATGGGCAGTGAGAAGGAGCAGAGCCCAGAACGGCACCTGCCTGAGGAAGGGGAACGGGGTAATAAGCCATGGAGAGTGGATGACTCAGAGGGTTCTTGGATCCCAGATGGGGAGAAAGAGCATGGGCAAGCAAGCCTGCCAGAGGGGCCACAAGGGCTCTatccagagaagccaccgcaggaCGTCACTGTCCCCGCTGGAGAGCCAGAGGACCTCTCTGCTCATCCGAGGCACGAGGCTGATGAGAAGCCCTTTATATGTGCCCAGTGTGGCAAAACCTTCAATAATACCTCCAACCTGAGAACACACCAGCGGATCCACACAGGCGAGAAACCCTACAAGTGTTCTGAGTGTGGCAAGAGCTTCTCGAGAAGCTCCAACCGCATCCGGCACGAGCGCATCCACCTGGAGGAGAAGCACTATAAGTGCCCCAACTGCGAGGAGAGCTTCCGGCGGCACTCGGACCTCACCACGCACCAGCAGGACCACCTGGGCAGGTGGCCCTTCCGCTGCGACATCTGCGGCAAGAGCTTCAGCCAGAGCTCGGCGCTGGCCGTGCACTACCGGACCCACCTGGAGCCGGCGCCCTACATCTGCTGCGAGTGTGGGAAGAGCTTCAGCAACAGCTCCAGCTTCGGCGTGCACCACCGCACCCACACGGGTGAGCGGCCCTATGAGTGTGCCGAGTGCGGGCGGACCTTCAGCGACATCTCCAACTTTGGGGCGCACCAGAGGACCCACAGGGGCGAGAAGCCCTACCGGTGCACGCTGTGCGGGAAGCACTTCTCCCGCAGCTCCAATCTCATCCGCCACCAGAAAACTCACCAGGGAGAGCAGGCTGGGAAAGATTCCAGCTGA